One Tolypothrix bouteillei VB521301 DNA window includes the following coding sequences:
- a CDS encoding BMP family protein — MTANFSRRQFFLYSSATLSTSLLLKACSNNTANTGDSGGFKMAIALPGAIADKAWNQSGYEGLQLAKQKLGAETAYVEQVPQADQTEALSDFARRGYNLIVAHGGQFDAAIKQVAPKFPKTFFLGVNGAVSGTNIASLRIDHLQASYVCGIIGALMTKSNKLAYIAGQEFEATQQEFRGFELGAKSVKPNIKISSTFTGDWNDVAKAKEATVAIISSGADVIYQWLDNASPAVLQTASEKGVYAFGNTLDQLEVAPKAVLTSAVKRLDLAIAFLAELAKQNQLKGQIYTIGLEKSDILKLGNFGTMVPKPVQEKALTTIQEIVNKKITFEKCQEGGKNTRCVKKVGV; from the coding sequence ATGACGGCAAACTTTAGCAGGCGTCAGTTTTTTTTATACAGTTCAGCTACCTTAAGCACTAGTTTATTATTGAAAGCTTGCAGTAATAATACAGCAAACACAGGAGATAGTGGAGGATTTAAGATGGCGATCGCACTTCCTGGAGCGATCGCAGATAAAGCCTGGAACCAATCTGGTTATGAGGGCTTACAGCTAGCCAAACAAAAACTGGGTGCGGAAACGGCTTATGTTGAACAAGTTCCACAAGCAGACCAAACAGAAGCACTTTCAGATTTTGCACGTCGGGGGTATAACCTGATTGTTGCTCATGGAGGTCAATTTGATGCGGCAATTAAACAGGTTGCACCCAAGTTTCCCAAAACCTTTTTTCTTGGTGTCAATGGAGCTGTTAGCGGTACCAACATAGCTTCTTTGAGAATAGATCACCTCCAAGCAAGCTACGTCTGTGGAATTATCGGTGCATTAATGACGAAATCTAATAAGTTAGCATATATTGCAGGACAAGAATTTGAAGCAACTCAACAAGAATTTCGTGGTTTTGAATTGGGGGCAAAATCCGTCAAACCCAATATTAAAATTAGCTCTACATTTACAGGCGATTGGAATGATGTTGCTAAAGCAAAAGAAGCAACTGTTGCAATTATTTCTTCCGGTGCTGATGTTATCTATCAGTGGTTGGACAATGCCTCACCTGCTGTCCTGCAAACAGCTAGTGAAAAAGGAGTTTATGCTTTTGGTAACACTCTAGATCAGTTAGAAGTTGCACCAAAAGCTGTTTTGACAAGTGCTGTTAAACGGTTGGATTTAGCAATAGCTTTTTTAGCAGAACTAGCAAAACAAAATCAACTTAAAGGTCAAATTTACACGATAGGTTTAGAAAAATCAGATATACTAAAGTTAGGGAATTTTGGCACGATGGTTCCAAAACCAGTTCAAGAGAAGGCGTTAACCACAATTCAAGAAATTGTTAATAAGAAAATTACTTTTGAAAAATGTCAAGAAGGTGGCAAAAATACCCGTTGTGTGAAAAAAGTAGGAGTATAA
- a CDS encoding LLM class flavin-dependent oxidoreductase yields MSSKKQLKLGAFMRPVSIHTGAWRYPGALPDANFNFPALKRFIQKLEQGKFDAFFMADHLAVLNMPIDALKRSHTVTSFEPFTLLSALASVTEHIGLIASASTTYDQPFHVARRFASVDHISGGRAGWNIVTTYNPDAALNFGLEEELEHDERYVRAREFYDVVTGLWDSFADDAFIQDVGSGIYFDPAKLHILGHKGKYFSVRGPLNIARPVQGWPVIVQAGASEAGRQLAAETAEVVFAPAGNLEAGKALFADIKGRGRAIGRDPESIKILPGALVIVGETVAEAHAKRTHLDSLVHYDSRIASLNIALGYDVSGFDPDGPLPEIPHTNGSQSGRERAIALAQRENLTIRQLAQRISGYGGLAFVGTPQTIADEMEQWLIEEGSDGFNVMFPFVPEGLNDFVDRVVPELQRRGIFRQDYEGKTLRENLGLARPANRFFETAH; encoded by the coding sequence ATGAGCAGTAAGAAGCAGTTGAAACTGGGCGCTTTCATGCGTCCCGTTAGCATACATACAGGCGCTTGGCGCTATCCTGGAGCTTTGCCTGATGCCAATTTCAACTTCCCAGCGCTGAAACGTTTTATCCAGAAACTAGAGCAGGGCAAATTTGATGCATTCTTCATGGCCGATCACTTGGCGGTTCTCAATATGCCGATCGACGCGCTCAAGCGCAGCCACACCGTCACTTCGTTCGAGCCTTTTACCCTGCTTTCTGCTCTCGCAAGCGTCACCGAACATATCGGGTTGATAGCCAGCGCTTCCACAACCTATGACCAGCCTTTCCACGTTGCTCGCCGCTTCGCGTCTGTTGACCATATTAGTGGCGGTCGCGCCGGATGGAACATCGTTACCACATACAATCCAGATGCAGCCCTCAACTTCGGCTTGGAAGAAGAGTTAGAGCATGACGAACGCTACGTCAGAGCTAGGGAATTTTATGATGTCGTAACAGGTCTTTGGGATTCCTTCGCTGACGATGCGTTCATCCAGGACGTGGGATCGGGGATTTATTTCGATCCCGCAAAACTTCACATTCTGGGTCATAAGGGAAAATATTTTTCGGTGCGGGGACCATTGAATATTGCTAGACCTGTTCAGGGGTGGCCAGTCATAGTTCAGGCGGGAGCCTCTGAAGCAGGACGGCAGTTAGCTGCCGAAACTGCTGAGGTTGTGTTTGCACCAGCTGGGAATCTGGAGGCAGGCAAGGCGTTATTTGCAGATATTAAGGGGCGAGGGCGGGCGATCGGACGCGATCCAGAAAGCATTAAAATTCTTCCAGGTGCTTTGGTTATCGTAGGTGAAACCGTTGCAGAGGCGCATGCCAAGCGTACACATTTGGATAGCTTAGTACACTATGACAGTAGAATAGCCAGCCTGAATATCGCACTTGGCTACGACGTTTCGGGCTTCGACCCGGACGGTCCCTTGCCTGAAATCCCGCACACCAACGGCAGCCAGAGCGGGCGAGAACGAGCGATCGCACTGGCGCAACGCGAGAACCTGACCATTCGACAGCTAGCTCAACGCATCAGTGGTTACGGCGGGCTGGCGTTTGTTGGTACCCCCCAAACTATCGCCGATGAAATGGAGCAATGGCTCATTGAGGAAGGATCTGACGGCTTCAACGTCATGTTTCCTTTTGTTCCTGAAGGACTGAATGATTTCGTTGACAGGGTTGTGCCAGAACTCCAACGACGTGGGATCTTCCGTCAGGATTATGAGGGCAAAACGCTGCGCGAAAATCTGGGACTTGCCCGCCCTGCCAACCGCTTCTTCGAGACCGCTCATTAA
- a CDS encoding pentapeptide repeat-containing protein — protein MDGEELYRRYAALERDFSGVDLSGAVLSIADICDYDPTQNVLSDIDLSGANLSRACLAYVNLTGANLSGADLTKAELGCADLSNANLRGANLEMTDFTAVNLTNADLRETQMSLTIFDRADLTGANLSDAFFQGVSGDDGTLFRNTIMPDGAIINDVSNWVDSR, from the coding sequence ATGGATGGAGAAGAATTGTACAGGCGCTATGCTGCTCTTGAGCGAGATTTCTCTGGAGTTGACTTGAGTGGGGCTGTTCTTAGCATTGCTGATATCTGTGACTACGATCCCACTCAGAACGTTCTGAGCGATATTGACCTCAGTGGGGCTAATTTGTCCAGAGCTTGCTTGGCTTATGTTAATTTGACTGGAGCAAATCTGAGCGGTGCTGATTTGACTAAGGCTGAACTGGGTTGTGCCGATTTGTCTAACGCCAACTTGAGAGGTGCTAACCTGGAAATGACTGACTTTACTGCTGTCAACCTCACGAACGCTGATTTGAGGGAAACTCAAATGTCCCTGACCATATTTGACCGTGCTGACTTGACGGGAGCTAATCTCAGTGATGCTTTCTTCCAAGGAGTTAGCGGTGACGACGGAACTCTTTTTCGTAATACCATTATGCCTGATGGCGCTATCATCAACGATGTTTCCAACTGGGTAGACAGCCGTTAG
- a CDS encoding spore photoproduct lyase family protein — MIASTVSTPKAPSVREPKLWMPERVLFTPAALDEPWGQQILQRLQSYNLPIEELPRNRLTGLRGESERETYDIAKRTLAVVTAPPSSFKLSPIPPSADWQFHIAEGCPAHCQYCYLAGSLQGPPVIRVFANLPQILENLAGYEQPDKATSYEASCYTDPLGIEHLTGSLAECIRYFGTRDRAYLRCVSKFDAVDKLLEIPHNGHTRFRMSVNAAPVSGRFEGGTASVPSRLMALRKLALPQESGGGGYPVGLVIAPIMLVDDWQSSYERLFDQISEALDFDCDLTFELISHRFTPGSKEVLQTWYPQSKLDMDEDKRSVKRNKFGGTKYVYEADAMKTLRRYFESEIQRRFPKAKILYWT; from the coding sequence ATGATTGCAAGTACTGTCTCAACACCAAAAGCACCTTCCGTGCGAGAACCGAAATTATGGATGCCAGAACGAGTTTTGTTTACACCAGCTGCTCTGGATGAACCTTGGGGACAGCAAATTCTTCAACGACTGCAGTCTTATAATTTACCGATAGAGGAGTTACCGCGAAATCGCCTTACAGGTTTGCGCGGTGAATCCGAACGTGAAACTTATGATATCGCCAAGCGTACTCTTGCAGTTGTGACGGCTCCGCCTAGTTCCTTCAAGCTTAGCCCCATCCCACCATCTGCTGATTGGCAATTTCACATTGCAGAAGGTTGTCCGGCGCACTGTCAATACTGTTATCTTGCAGGAAGTTTGCAAGGTCCACCAGTCATTCGCGTATTTGCTAACTTACCTCAAATATTGGAGAATTTAGCAGGATACGAGCAACCGGATAAGGCAACATCTTATGAAGCAAGCTGTTATACCGATCCCTTGGGTATTGAACACCTTACGGGTAGCCTTGCTGAATGCATTCGTTATTTTGGGACTCGCGATCGCGCCTATTTACGTTGCGTATCCAAGTTTGATGCAGTGGATAAACTTCTTGAGATACCGCATAACGGTCATACCCGCTTTCGCATGAGTGTGAATGCTGCTCCTGTTTCCGGTCGATTTGAGGGTGGGACTGCATCAGTACCGTCACGACTTATGGCATTGCGAAAGCTAGCCCTACCACAAGAGAGTGGTGGTGGCGGTTATCCCGTTGGTTTGGTTATTGCACCAATTATGCTTGTAGATGATTGGCAATCTTCTTACGAGCGCTTGTTTGACCAGATAAGTGAAGCGTTAGATTTTGATTGCGACCTCACTTTTGAACTGATCTCGCACCGCTTTACACCAGGATCGAAAGAAGTTTTGCAAACTTGGTATCCCCAATCAAAGCTAGATATGGATGAAGATAAGCGCAGTGTTAAACGCAATAAGTTTGGTGGAACCAAGTATGTTTATGAAGCTGACGCGATGAAGACATTACGCCGCTATTTTGAGAGTGAGATTCAAAGACGTTTTCCAAAAGCCAAAATTCTATATTGGACGTAG
- a CDS encoding bile acid:sodium symporter family protein: MHEIIPVLDKIAFLAFVVATMFGTGLKLTVQQIWQPLCNVRLVTFSLLTNFVLVPLFVYLLLQVIPLTEPVKDGLIVMALASGPPALPKLAQIVKGNLAFSTGLMMLLMFGTVFYMPLVLPLVLQGVQVNSWDIAKPLIFLMLIPLGIGLLIKAKYEANAFNIQTIALKISNFGLILGLVVRLIVHFNEIIFLLKTGVIFVCAIFIVFSFTVGYLLGGPSIDTQRVLGVGTAQRNFAAALLIGTSNFEDPNVVSVIMVTSLLMMVIVMILGQKLPALDQVQTQEVKQVEVS; encoded by the coding sequence ATGCATGAAATTATCCCAGTGCTTGACAAAATAGCCTTTCTAGCATTTGTTGTTGCTACAATGTTTGGAACAGGGTTAAAGTTAACTGTACAACAAATTTGGCAACCTCTTTGTAATGTTCGTTTGGTAACTTTCTCGTTGCTGACCAACTTTGTCTTAGTGCCACTTTTTGTGTATTTACTGCTGCAAGTCATACCTCTTACAGAACCCGTAAAAGATGGTTTAATTGTCATGGCATTAGCATCTGGTCCTCCAGCATTACCCAAACTTGCCCAAATAGTCAAGGGAAATTTAGCTTTTTCTACAGGACTGATGATGTTGTTAATGTTCGGTACAGTCTTTTATATGCCGCTCGTACTACCATTAGTTTTACAAGGCGTACAAGTTAACTCTTGGGATATTGCCAAACCCTTAATATTTCTGATGTTAATCCCCTTGGGAATTGGGTTATTAATTAAGGCAAAATATGAAGCGAACGCTTTTAATATTCAAACAATAGCCTTGAAAATATCTAATTTTGGCTTAATTCTAGGTTTAGTCGTGAGGCTGATAGTACACTTTAACGAGATTATTTTTTTATTAAAAACTGGTGTCATCTTTGTTTGTGCCATTTTTATTGTCTTCTCCTTTACTGTGGGTTATCTTCTAGGCGGTCCTAGTATTGATACCCAGAGAGTACTAGGAGTAGGAACCGCTCAACGCAATTTCGCCGCCGCATTGTTAATAGGTACGAGTAATTTTGAAGATCCAAATGTGGTGAGCGTCATTATGGTAACGAGTTTATTAATGATGGTAATAGTGATGATTTTGGGGCAAAAGTTACCAGCACTTGACCAAGTACAGACTCAAGAGGTCAAACAGGTAGAAGTCTCTTAA